A region of Vigna radiata var. radiata cultivar VC1973A chromosome 10, Vradiata_ver6, whole genome shotgun sequence DNA encodes the following proteins:
- the LOC106774693 gene encoding putative nuclease HARBI1, translated as MKKTKPDVEDMSIVEKLEDFSHEGYSDTVLTYPDIGERVVREVRFAGEALSSSWRLSGEGNEVHPYILNNNRFYPYFKDCLGAMDGTHVLVKVPRSDAPRFRGRKDWPTQNVFVACDFDMKFTYVLARWEGIASDSRILKNSLNRDDPLVIPQGKYYLSDAGFMLKSTVLTPYRGVRYHIKEYTRRGPQNAHKLFNHRHSSLRNVIERTFGVLKKRFPIIASGTEPHYDLETMTEIILACCILHNFLRSVDNDDSLLDEVDNELNEREEHNVSSSQVREEDHRIGSNIRDAITDHMWRDYRNS; from the exons ATGAAGAAGACGAAACCTGATGTAGAAGACATGTCCATTGTAGAGAAATTGGAAGATTTTTCGCATGAAGGGTATTCGGATACAGTGTTAACGTATCCGGATATAG GTGAACGAGTTGTACGTGAGGTCCGTTTTGCAGGTGAAGCTTTGTCGAGTTCGTGGCGTTTGTCTGGTGAAG GAAATGAGGTTCATCCATATATCTTGAACAACAATCGATTTTACCCGTACTTTAAG GATTGTTTAGGGGCCATGGACGGTACTCATGTTCTTGTAAAGGTGCCAAGATCTGATGCTCCGAGATttcgaggaagaaaagattggcCAACTCAAAATGTGTTCGTGGCGTGtgattttgacatgaaattCACATACGTTCTTGCTAGGTGGGAAGGCATTGCATCGGattcaagaattttaaaaaattctcttAATCGAGATGATCCGTTGGTTATCCCCCAAG GAAAATACTACCTCAGTGATGCTGGATTTATGTTGAAAAGCACAGTTTTGACCCCGTATAGAGGCGTCAGATATCACATTAAGGAATATACACGCAGAGGACCACAAAATGCACACAAGTTGTTTAATCATCGACATTCATCGTTGAGAAATGTTATTGAAAGAACTTTTGGTGTGCTGAAAAAACGATTCCCTATCATTGCAAGTGGCACTGAACCACACTATGATTTGGAGACGATGACAGAGATTATCTTAGCATGTTGTATCTTACACAACTTCCTTCGTAGCGTGGATAATGATGACTCATTACTCGATGAAGTTGATAATGAGTTGAATGAAAGAGAAGAGCATAATGTTTCATCGTCTCAAGTTAGGGAAGAGGATCATAGGATAGGTAGTAATATTAGGGATGCCATAACAGATCATATGTGGCGAGATTATCGGAACTCTTAG
- the LOC106775534 gene encoding early nodulin-like protein 3: MSLSTSLFTRFLNLGKFQFLVRIKMPFLRSFRFNLFLVYLLATWVQIQTKVESYEYKVGDLDSWGIPISSNSQVYEKWSKYHNLKIGDSLLFLYPPSQDSLIQVTEESYKSCNLKDPILYMNNGNSLFNITSVGEFYFTSAEFGHCQKHQKLHITVGVGGNTDTLSPSSLPQSAPSYPTAFGDIPMSPSTSSAHQNFKLSLIVTGFFLYFLMLCNH; this comes from the exons ATGTCTCTCTCCACATCTCTGTTCACTCGCTTCTTAAATCTAGGAAAATTCCAGTTCCTCGTCAGAATCAAAATGCCCTTTCTTAGAAGTTTTAGATTTAATCTCTTTTTAGTATATCTCTTAGCTACTTGGGTTCAAATCCAAACCAAAGTGGAAAGTTACGAATACAAAGTTGGAGATCTAGATTCCTGGGGGATCCCCATTTCATCAAATTCACAAGTCTATGAGAAATGGTCAAAATATCACAACCTCAAGATCGGTGATTCCCTCT TGTTTCTGTACCCACCAAGCCAAGATTCATTGATTCAAGTGACAGAGGAGTCCTACAAGAGCTGCAACCTTAAAGATCCAATCTTGTACATGAACAATGGGAACTCGTTGTTCAACATTACATCAGTAGGGGAGTTTTACTTCACCAGTGCAGAGTTTGGTCATTGCCAAAAGCATCAAAAACTTCACATAACTGTTGGAGTTGGAGGAAACACCGACACACTTTCTCCATCTTCACTGCCTCAATCTGCACCTTCTTATCCAACTGCTTTTGGCGACATTCCCATGTCTCCTAGTACTTCTTCAGCTcaccaaaatttcaaattatcacTCATAGTTACTGGgttctttttatatttcctAATGCTATGCAACCattga